A part of Saccharomonospora amisosensis genomic DNA contains:
- a CDS encoding branched-chain amino acid ABC transporter permease yields the protein METFVQLFVNGLGKGAVFALLALGFVVIFKATEVVNFAHGSLVLFGGYLVVVTRETLGWAGAAILGIVSAGLLALAIERLLLSRSKLADPFSLALLTIGVDVIVTEELVRRLGVSLPFVGDAWDAQPIQLGGITLFRTHLVALLVATVLITAFFLAFRYSNWGIAMRAQAENKEAAALVGIRSSGVTATAWLVAGLLAGVAVLFIATQDFSGAGLSRGTHSIALAAFPAAIIGGLDSTAGAIVGGITVGLVDALSTHYISFAFAKSAVFLVMLVVLVARPSGLFGTRESTRV from the coding sequence GTGGAAACGTTCGTTCAACTCTTCGTCAACGGCCTCGGAAAGGGCGCCGTCTTCGCCTTGCTCGCACTGGGTTTCGTGGTGATCTTCAAGGCCACCGAGGTCGTCAATTTCGCACACGGCTCGCTCGTGCTCTTCGGTGGCTACCTGGTGGTCGTCACCCGCGAGACGCTCGGCTGGGCGGGAGCGGCGATACTCGGGATCGTCAGCGCGGGTCTGCTCGCGCTGGCCATCGAGCGGCTGCTGCTTTCCCGCTCGAAACTGGCGGACCCGTTCAGCCTCGCGCTGCTGACCATCGGTGTGGACGTGATCGTCACCGAGGAGCTCGTCCGCAGGCTCGGCGTGTCGCTGCCGTTCGTCGGCGACGCCTGGGACGCGCAGCCGATCCAACTCGGTGGGATCACGCTGTTTCGCACGCACCTGGTCGCTCTGCTCGTGGCGACCGTGCTCATCACCGCCTTCTTCCTCGCCTTCCGGTATTCCAACTGGGGTATCGCCATGCGAGCGCAGGCGGAGAACAAGGAGGCCGCCGCGCTGGTAGGCATCCGTAGCTCCGGGGTCACCGCGACGGCATGGTTGGTGGCTGGCCTGCTCGCCGGGGTCGCCGTGCTGTTCATCGCCACCCAGGACTTCTCGGGCGCAGGGTTGTCGCGGGGGACGCACTCGATCGCGCTCGCCGCGTTCCCTGCCGCCATCATCGGCGGGCTCGACTCCACGGCGGGCGCCATCGTCGGCGGGATAACGGTTGGCCTTGTCGACGCGCTGTCCACGCACTACATCTCGTTCGCCTTCGCCAAGAGCGCGGTATTCCTCGTGATGCTCGTCGTGCTGGTCGCGCGCCCCTCCGGGCTGTTCGGGACGAGGGAGAGTACCCGTGTCTGA
- a CDS encoding ABC transporter ATP-binding protein yields the protein MLTVRDLRVRYGRSVAALHGIDLQVPDDGVVAVLGSNGAGKSTLLRAISGTLRMHRGTVSGGQIHYGDRRIDRLDPAAIVRLGVVGVPEGRQVFARMTVEENLRAGGIGAGSATDRAEARKRVLDLFPVLAERAGQRAGLLSGGEQQMLAIGRALMTGPSLLLLDEPSLGLAPKVVERIGETIKEIHAQGTAVVLVEQNAVMALAVADSAVVLEVGKVALSGSAAELSASEDVQRLYLGGHAESEAEAEREAEQARALRARRRGLSRWAG from the coding sequence ATGTTGACGGTCCGTGACCTCCGGGTGCGTTATGGGCGTTCGGTGGCCGCCCTCCACGGCATCGACCTCCAGGTGCCCGACGACGGCGTGGTCGCGGTGCTCGGCAGCAACGGAGCGGGCAAGTCGACCCTGCTGCGCGCCATCTCCGGAACCCTTCGGATGCACAGGGGCACCGTGTCCGGTGGGCAGATCCACTACGGCGACCGCAGGATCGACCGGCTCGATCCTGCGGCGATCGTGCGACTCGGCGTTGTCGGTGTCCCTGAGGGCAGGCAGGTCTTCGCCAGGATGACCGTCGAGGAGAACCTGCGTGCGGGTGGGATCGGAGCCGGTTCAGCGACCGACCGTGCCGAGGCGAGGAAGCGAGTGCTTGACCTGTTCCCGGTGCTCGCAGAACGCGCGGGGCAGCGGGCGGGCCTGCTCTCCGGTGGTGAGCAGCAGATGCTCGCTATCGGCAGGGCGCTGATGACCGGCCCCAGCCTGCTGCTACTGGACGAGCCGTCACTCGGCCTGGCGCCCAAGGTCGTCGAGCGGATCGGCGAGACCATCAAGGAGATCCACGCGCAGGGCACCGCCGTCGTGCTGGTCGAGCAGAACGCGGTGATGGCGCTGGCTGTGGCCGACTCCGCCGTCGTGCTCGAGGTGGGCAAGGTCGCGCTTTCCGGCTCGGCCGCGGAGCTTTCGGCCAGCGAGGACGTGCAGCGGCTCTACCTCGGCGGGCATGCCGAGTCCGAAGCGGAGGCCGAGCGGGAGGCGGAGCAGGCTCGTGCCCTGCGTGCCCGGCGACGCGGATTGTCGAGGTGGGCCGGATGA
- a CDS encoding GAF domain-containing sensor histidine kinase, whose product MERVVERSIALDGLLREREALLAVMDRVVALHGTARLIRDAIGADSGFVADLASPDQAVIRWLSGTRTHELQNLIVPIGQGIGGRVLALGKPVRVSDYVSSPTITHQFDAQVRGEGLGAMLAVPIVSKFDDSERTVAVAYAAMRKAADFGDDAVRTIESIADHAATALHIATVAESNRADAITTERQRMRSALHDSVGALLFSIGVQVRDLHESIRDNPALDHRLRRLESDVSAASSALRESLLALSESTPERALPVELAEHVRSFEARTGVPARLVQLAPVSPMDAERTALLISVVREGLLNVEKHARAFSVVVSLGPCDGGVQLVVADDGTSEPAAPGPSTGMGVRTLAERAARLGGRVSLVRDEDDGCTLRAWLPNVEPR is encoded by the coding sequence ATGGAGCGTGTGGTGGAGCGCAGCATTGCGCTCGACGGGCTACTGCGCGAGCGGGAAGCCCTGCTCGCGGTGATGGATCGTGTCGTGGCACTGCACGGGACCGCCCGGCTCATCCGTGACGCGATCGGTGCCGACTCCGGCTTCGTCGCGGATCTCGCCAGCCCCGACCAGGCGGTGATCCGCTGGCTTTCCGGCACCCGGACCCACGAACTGCAGAACCTCATCGTGCCCATCGGGCAAGGCATCGGTGGCCGTGTGCTCGCGCTCGGTAAGCCGGTTCGGGTCAGCGACTACGTCAGCTCGCCGACCATCACCCACCAGTTCGACGCCCAGGTACGCGGCGAGGGACTCGGCGCGATGCTGGCTGTGCCGATCGTGAGCAAGTTCGACGACAGCGAGCGGACGGTTGCCGTCGCCTACGCCGCCATGCGCAAGGCCGCCGACTTCGGTGACGACGCCGTACGCACCATCGAGAGCATCGCCGACCATGCCGCGACGGCGCTGCACATCGCCACGGTCGCGGAGTCCAACAGGGCCGATGCGATCACCACGGAGCGGCAGCGCATGCGCAGCGCGTTGCACGACTCGGTCGGTGCGCTGCTGTTCTCCATCGGTGTGCAGGTCCGCGACCTGCACGAAAGCATCCGCGACAACCCGGCACTCGATCACAGGCTGCGCAGGCTGGAGTCGGACGTTTCGGCGGCGTCCAGCGCGTTGCGCGAGTCGCTGCTGGCCCTTTCGGAGAGCACGCCGGAACGGGCGCTGCCGGTCGAACTGGCCGAGCACGTCCGTTCGTTCGAGGCGCGCACCGGTGTGCCCGCGCGGTTGGTGCAGCTGGCGCCGGTGTCGCCGATGGACGCCGAGCGCACGGCGCTGTTGATCTCCGTGGTGAGGGAGGGCCTGCTCAACGTCGAGAAGCATGCACGGGCGTTTTCCGTGGTCGTCAGTCTGGGGCCGTGTGACGGCGGGGTGCAGCTCGTGGTGGCCGACGACGGCACGAGTGAACCCGCCGCGCCCGGTCCCAGTACCGGGATGGGGGTGCGCACGCTCGCCGAGCGTGCCGCCCGCCTCGGCGGGAGGGTGAGTCTGGTGCGCGACGAGGACGACGGCTGCACGTTGCGTGCCTGGCTGCCGAATGTCGAGCCTCGGTGA
- a CDS encoding ABC transporter ATP-binding protein — MNPRELNVERLTLRFGGLCALDEVSFTVRPGSLHALIGPNGAGKSSCFNVISGLYRASDGTVKFGEHELTRERPSHMARLGIGRAFQNTALSPHSTVLDNVMLGRYALTRGGFLSCGLRPPWIRKQEHRHAARAAEICDFLGIGDVLHTPVGVLPYGGVKRVDIARALAVEPSLLLLDEPAAGMNATETAELASTIRQIRDELGISILLVEHDMGLVMGIADQVTVLDFGRVIADGEPAAVRADPEVIRAYLGTESTHSATSTEAG, encoded by the coding sequence ATGAACCCGCGCGAACTGAACGTGGAACGGTTGACGCTTCGCTTCGGTGGGCTGTGCGCGCTGGACGAGGTTTCCTTCACGGTGCGACCCGGCTCGCTGCACGCGCTGATCGGGCCCAACGGCGCTGGAAAGTCCAGTTGCTTCAACGTGATCAGCGGGTTGTACCGCGCCAGCGACGGCACGGTGAAGTTCGGCGAACACGAACTGACTCGTGAGCGCCCCTCGCACATGGCACGGCTGGGTATCGGCAGGGCGTTCCAGAACACCGCGCTTTCGCCGCACTCCACCGTGCTGGACAACGTGATGCTCGGCAGGTACGCGCTGACCAGGGGCGGCTTCCTCTCCTGCGGGCTGCGTCCACCGTGGATTCGCAAGCAGGAGCACAGGCACGCGGCAAGGGCCGCGGAAATCTGTGACTTCCTCGGCATCGGTGACGTGCTGCATACCCCGGTCGGGGTGCTGCCCTACGGCGGGGTGAAGCGGGTGGACATCGCGAGGGCGCTCGCGGTTGAACCCTCACTACTGCTGCTCGACGAACCCGCAGCGGGGATGAACGCGACCGAGACCGCGGAGCTGGCCAGCACGATCCGGCAGATCCGCGACGAACTCGGCATCTCGATCCTGCTGGTGGAACACGACATGGGACTTGTGATGGGCATCGCGGATCAGGTGACGGTGCTGGACTTCGGCCGAGTCATCGCGGACGGGGAGCCCGCCGCGGTGCGTGCGGACCCCGAAGTCATCAGGGCCTACCTGGGCACCGAAAGCACCCACAGCGCCACGAGCACGGAGGCCGGATAA
- a CDS encoding response regulator: MTATVLVVDDHPVVRDGVALLLRSDPSLTVIGSAESGQAGINRASELRPDVVLLDLRLPDMLAPEVIAGLRRAHPGAKVVVFTAHGDHQGVVAAIEAGAAGGLLKDVAGTDLAAALRRVLRGERVVDPRIFPDKGQRSDALARSGLTRREYEVLRLAAQGKTNPEIAEATGLTRNTVKTYLQSALHKLGARNRVEAIGKASEAGLL; this comes from the coding sequence ATGACCGCGACCGTGCTGGTCGTGGACGACCATCCGGTCGTCCGTGACGGGGTGGCGCTGCTGCTGCGGTCCGACCCCTCGTTGACCGTGATCGGTTCCGCCGAGTCGGGACAGGCCGGTATCAATCGCGCGAGTGAGCTGCGGCCGGACGTCGTCCTACTCGATCTGCGGCTGCCGGACATGCTGGCTCCGGAGGTGATCGCGGGCCTGCGCAGGGCACATCCGGGTGCGAAGGTCGTGGTGTTCACCGCGCACGGCGACCACCAGGGCGTGGTCGCCGCTATCGAGGCGGGCGCGGCAGGCGGGCTGCTCAAGGACGTCGCGGGCACCGACCTCGCGGCCGCGTTGCGGCGGGTGCTGCGCGGCGAGCGGGTTGTCGACCCTCGCATCTTTCCCGATAAGGGACAGCGCTCCGACGCGCTCGCGCGTAGCGGGCTCACCAGGCGCGAGTACGAGGTGCTGCGGCTGGCCGCGCAGGGCAAGACGAATCCCGAGATCGCGGAGGCGACCGGGCTGACGCGTAACACCGTGAAGACCTACCTGCAGTCCGCGTTGCACAAGCTGGGCGCGCGTAACAGGGTCGAGGCCATCGGCAAGGCGAGCGAGGCCGGGCTGTTGTGA
- a CDS encoding permease, with the protein MVRQTATTVHSRSRLLGIAVFAVLSVLALLVAKWWPYAGKTVSLADGGTWQGGSLLDTSTPEPGLAAGWEFLLSYGEAVWLALVAAVLIGAAIEALLPRDWLARSLGRWGPIGGGLLALPSMMCTCCAAPIVKSMRRGGARTGPAVAYWLGNPVLNPAVLVFLLLMFPWQWAATRLVAGLALVLGVSALAARFAREQAVSGVPRPMPVPADLTGSARRFALALARFALLLVPAYALLVFAVGALRGWLLPLGPELAGASAVAAVVAAVLGLLVVIPTAGEIPVVLALAAAGFSPFVLGILLITLPAVSLPSMLLLARTLTWRTTAIVAAGVTAAGVLAGALLTGLSATGAL; encoded by the coding sequence GTGGTGCGGCAGACCGCAACGACCGTCCATTCCCGATCCCGGCTGCTCGGTATCGCCGTATTCGCCGTGTTGTCCGTACTCGCGCTGCTTGTCGCCAAGTGGTGGCCGTACGCGGGCAAGACGGTGTCGCTGGCGGACGGCGGCACGTGGCAGGGCGGTTCGTTGCTGGACACCAGCACCCCCGAACCCGGACTCGCGGCGGGTTGGGAGTTCCTGCTCTCCTACGGCGAAGCGGTGTGGCTCGCGCTGGTGGCCGCCGTGCTGATCGGCGCGGCGATCGAAGCGCTCCTTCCCCGCGACTGGCTCGCGCGTTCCCTTGGCAGGTGGGGACCGATCGGCGGCGGCTTGCTGGCACTGCCGAGCATGATGTGCACCTGTTGCGCCGCACCGATCGTGAAGTCGATGCGTCGCGGGGGCGCGCGAACCGGCCCCGCCGTCGCCTACTGGCTGGGAAACCCCGTGCTCAACCCTGCGGTACTGGTGTTCCTCCTGCTCATGTTCCCGTGGCAGTGGGCCGCGACCAGGCTCGTCGCCGGGCTGGCACTCGTGCTGGGTGTATCCGCGCTCGCAGCCAGGTTCGCACGTGAACAAGCCGTTTCCGGTGTTCCTCGGCCGATGCCCGTTCCCGCCGACCTGACGGGCTCGGCACGCCGGTTCGCCCTGGCGCTGGCCCGCTTCGCGCTGCTGCTCGTGCCCGCGTATGCCCTGCTGGTGTTCGCGGTGGGCGCGCTGCGCGGCTGGCTGCTTCCGCTGGGTCCGGAGCTTGCCGGCGCCTCCGCCGTGGCCGCGGTGGTCGCCGCGGTGCTCGGCCTGCTCGTGGTGATCCCGACAGCGGGCGAGATCCCGGTGGTGCTCGCGCTGGCCGCCGCGGGGTTCTCCCCGTTCGTGCTCGGGATCTTGCTGATCACCCTGCCCGCGGTGAGCCTGCCCTCGATGTTGCTGCTGGCCCGCACGCTGACCTGGCGCACAACGGCGATCGTCGCGGCAGGCGTCACGGCCGCCGGGGTGCTCGCGGGTGCGCTGCTCACCGGGCTGAGCGCAACCGGTGCGCTATGA